The following coding sequences lie in one Myxococcus xanthus genomic window:
- a CDS encoding ATP-binding protein, translating into MTAVSTASAEYRLLEAMPLPTALIRGEQVLRVNAALATLLGVPAAELEALSLSESIRRFVPAERGWVEPLYESLVRGGPLPEGPVWVRVQPARGPQRTLALRHAPGAHPDELVVVLLEAEAEDSVRRLSEALVAAAATMLRCRDERSVLETAVDAIYRQGFSVSVIHVDGDAFRYGPLRQNPFIVAEAEQLYGMPLADVRIPNAALPHFLEVLERRKAAFHHDMLGVARFPSSTHGGSPVCQLHPPDMRGLDAPILVDGHPFGVLSVQGPALTPAGASTLELFAQLVGGALENVRHHQTSAVRLEEVSRLQDELVARERLEVLGEAAGVVAHEVRNPLGAILNAVAVLRREAHLGPTGQAAVGMLEEEAIRLEDIVRDLLDVVRPLEPRPRPVQLGELVRRALGQMHGPPDAPTLRFSVDEAAETPPLEGDETLLQLAVTHLVRNAVQASPAGGKVRMTVEPVDGGVRLVVEDEGPGIPDVDPQRVFQPFFLTRANGRGLGLAIVRRVVLAHEGSVRASSRPRGGARFELWLPRAPSRMSPV; encoded by the coding sequence ATGACCGCCGTGTCCACCGCCTCCGCCGAATACCGGCTGCTCGAAGCGATGCCCCTCCCCACCGCCCTCATCCGCGGTGAGCAGGTGCTACGGGTCAACGCGGCGCTCGCTACCCTGCTGGGCGTTCCGGCGGCGGAGCTGGAAGCCCTGTCACTCTCCGAAAGCATCCGCCGCTTCGTCCCCGCGGAGCGCGGCTGGGTGGAGCCGCTGTACGAATCCCTCGTCCGGGGTGGGCCGCTGCCCGAAGGGCCCGTGTGGGTGCGCGTGCAGCCGGCGAGGGGCCCCCAGCGCACGCTGGCCCTGAGGCATGCGCCCGGAGCGCACCCGGACGAGCTGGTGGTGGTGCTGCTGGAGGCGGAAGCGGAGGACTCCGTGCGGCGCCTCTCGGAGGCGTTGGTGGCGGCCGCCGCGACGATGCTGCGCTGCCGCGACGAGCGGTCGGTGCTGGAGACGGCCGTGGACGCCATCTACCGCCAGGGCTTCTCCGTGTCCGTCATCCACGTGGACGGCGACGCCTTCCGGTACGGGCCCCTGCGGCAGAACCCCTTCATCGTCGCCGAGGCCGAGCAGCTCTACGGCATGCCCCTGGCGGACGTGCGCATTCCGAATGCCGCGCTGCCGCACTTCCTGGAGGTGCTCGAGCGGCGCAAGGCGGCCTTCCACCACGACATGCTTGGCGTGGCGCGCTTCCCGTCTTCAACCCACGGGGGGAGCCCCGTGTGCCAGCTGCATCCGCCAGACATGCGCGGGCTGGACGCGCCCATCCTCGTGGACGGGCATCCGTTCGGCGTGCTCTCCGTGCAGGGTCCCGCCCTCACCCCCGCGGGCGCCAGCACCCTGGAGCTGTTCGCGCAGCTGGTGGGCGGCGCGCTGGAGAACGTGCGCCATCACCAGACGTCCGCGGTGCGGCTGGAGGAGGTGTCCCGGCTCCAGGACGAGCTGGTGGCGCGCGAGCGGCTGGAGGTGCTGGGCGAGGCCGCGGGCGTCGTGGCCCACGAGGTGCGCAATCCCCTGGGCGCCATCCTCAACGCGGTGGCGGTGCTGCGCCGCGAGGCCCACCTGGGGCCCACGGGCCAGGCCGCGGTGGGCATGCTGGAGGAGGAGGCCATCCGGCTGGAGGACATCGTCCGGGACCTGCTGGACGTGGTGCGCCCGTTGGAGCCGCGCCCCCGCCCCGTGCAGTTGGGCGAGCTGGTGCGCCGCGCGCTGGGGCAGATGCATGGCCCGCCGGACGCCCCCACGCTGCGCTTCAGCGTGGACGAGGCCGCGGAGACGCCTCCACTCGAAGGTGACGAGACGCTGCTCCAGCTGGCGGTGACGCACCTGGTGCGCAACGCCGTGCAGGCCTCACCCGCGGGCGGCAAGGTGCGCATGACGGTGGAGCCCGTGGACGGCGGCGTGCGCCTGGTGGTGGAGGACGAAGGGCCCGGCATTCCCGATGTGGACCCGCAGCGCGTCTTCCAGCCCTTCTTCCTCACCCGCGCCAATGGACGGGGGCTGGGGCTGGCCATTGTCCGGCGCGTGGTGCTGGCACACGAGGGCAGCGTACGCGCCAGCAGCCGGCCTCGCGGCGGTGCTCGCTTCGAGCTGTGGCTGCCGCGAGCGCCTAGCCGTATGTCTCCCGTTTGA
- a CDS encoding oxidoreductase — MSLVEARASRARKPVEYEVTVDHVRMDTHDTATLFLDFGGVPLDYKAGQFLNIDPHQFPALGRLSAYLQEQKGRKEPQRSYSLASAPHEPLVAITVKDEEFIPGLTRYPPLLSPYLVHGRLTGARMKVMAFMGPYVLPEDVEERTGHVVHLVAGSGAVPNFAILKDALHRGLKLRHTFLFSNKTWGDVLYGEELAALERQHPDRVRVVHTLTRETDESRFGAAVRKGRIHQSLLEELIQDRDTCLVYACGPAITPWDRRKALETRTPSTPRFMETVLGHLHALGIEDKRIKRETYG; from the coding sequence ATGAGTCTGGTCGAAGCCCGCGCGTCGCGCGCCAGGAAGCCCGTGGAATACGAGGTCACCGTCGACCACGTGCGGATGGACACGCACGACACGGCGACGCTGTTCCTGGATTTCGGCGGAGTCCCGCTGGATTACAAGGCCGGGCAGTTCCTCAACATCGACCCGCACCAGTTCCCCGCATTGGGCCGCCTGTCGGCCTACCTCCAGGAGCAGAAGGGGCGGAAGGAGCCGCAGCGTTCCTACTCGCTCGCCTCCGCGCCGCACGAGCCGCTGGTGGCCATCACCGTGAAGGACGAGGAGTTCATCCCCGGCCTCACCCGCTATCCGCCGCTCTTGTCGCCCTACCTCGTGCATGGCCGGCTCACCGGCGCGCGGATGAAGGTGATGGCCTTCATGGGGCCCTACGTGCTGCCGGAGGACGTGGAGGAGCGCACCGGGCACGTCGTCCACCTGGTGGCCGGTTCCGGCGCGGTGCCCAACTTCGCCATCCTCAAGGACGCGCTCCACCGGGGGCTGAAGCTGCGCCACACCTTCCTCTTCTCCAACAAGACGTGGGGGGACGTGCTGTACGGCGAAGAGCTGGCCGCCCTGGAGCGCCAGCACCCGGACCGCGTGCGCGTGGTGCACACGCTCACCCGTGAGACGGACGAGTCGCGCTTCGGCGCCGCCGTGCGGAAGGGCCGCATCCACCAGTCCCTGCTGGAGGAGCTGATTCAGGACCGGGACACGTGCCTGGTGTACGCCTGCGGCCCGGCGATTACGCCGTGGGACCGGCGCAAGGCGCTGGAGACGCGCACGCCCTCCACGCCGCGCTTCATGGAGACGGTGCTGGGCCACCTCCACGCGCTGGGCATCGAGGACAAGCGCATCAAACGGGAGACATACGGCTAG